From Dermochelys coriacea isolate rDerCor1 chromosome 9, rDerCor1.pri.v4, whole genome shotgun sequence, one genomic window encodes:
- the LOC119861276 gene encoding LOW QUALITY PROTEIN: gap junction alpha-3 protein-like (The sequence of the model RefSeq protein was modified relative to this genomic sequence to represent the inferred CDS: substituted 1 base at 1 genomic stop codon): MGDWNLLGRLLESAQXHSTVVGKVWLTVLFIFRILVLGAAAEKVGGNEQSGFSCDTKQPGCQNVCYDKTFPISHIRFWVLQIIFVSTPSLVYLGHILHLVRMAEKEQQREETWVAQQEPLVQHKSSIKDVHGKIRLQGAILRTCICHIVFKMLFEVGFIVGQYALYGFELKPLYTCNRWPCPNTVNCYIARPTEKTIFVLFMTGVACLSLLLNLIEMYHLGFTKCRQGLAADHCQARGPKVSSNTPRETSDHHIPHCAAANSLPHPADPSLPLQLYTSQTAPSAGGDSSAAWSSRETGNQGLAMEEPLQQIQ, encoded by the coding sequence ATGGGTGACTGGAACCTGCTGGGAAGGCTTCTGGAGAGTGCTCAGTAGCACTCCACAGTGGTGGGGAAGGTCTGGCTCACTGTCCTGTTCATTTTCCGTATCCTTGTCTTGGGGGCAGCTGCCGAGAAAGTAGGGGGGAACGAACAGTCGGGCTTCTCCTGCGACACCAAGCAGCCAGGCTGCCAGAATGTCTGTTATGACAAAACCTTCCCCATCTCTCACATCCGCTTCTGGGTGCTGCAGATCATCTTCGTCTCCACTCCCAGCCTCGTCTACCTGGGCCACATCCTGCATCTGGTGCGCATGGCGGAGAAGGAGCAGCAGCGAGAGGAGACTTGGGTGGCCCAGCAGGAACCCCTGGTGCAGCATAAATCTTCCATCAAAGATGTTCATGGCAAAATCCGCCTGCAGGGGGCCATTCTGAGGACTTGTATTTGCCACATTGTCTTTAAGATGCTCTTTGAGGTGGGCTTCATTGTGGGCCAATACGCACTGTATGGGTTTGAACTAAAGCCTCTCTACACGTGTAACCGCTGGCCCTGCCCCAACACGGTTAACTGCTACATAGCCCGGCCCACCGAGAAGACCATCTTTGTCCTCTTCATGACGGGGGTGGCCTGCCTGTCTTTGCTCCTCAATCTGATAGAAATGTACCACCTGGGCTTCACCaagtgcaggcaggggctggcagccGACCACTGCCAGGCGCGCGGCCCCAAGGTCAGCTCCAACACTCCCAGAGAAACAAGCGACCACCATATTCCCCACTGTGCTGCAGCCAACAGCCTTCCTCATCCTGCTGACCCCAGCCTTCCACTGCAGCTTTACACCAGCCAAACAGCTCCCTCAGCAGGCGGGGACAGCAGTGCAGCATGGAGCAGCCGCGAGACAGGTAATCAGGGCCTGGCCATGGAAGAACCATTGCAGCAGATCCAGTAA